The DNA region CTACGGTGATTTTAGAGTTTAAATTTTTTTCTCCTTTTAATGTGTCGCGCTCCTTATATGGCGGCCTCGTTAAGCGTTTTCCTCGGTCTCCCCTCTTGTATCTTGCATATAGAACCTTGTGATTAATACCGGTTATTTCAGATAATTCGATTAGAGTTATTTTCTTATTATTGTATTCAACTGTTATATTTGACCTTCTGTTCCTACACTGGGTCTTATCAATAACCCATCGACAATTAGAAGGTTCATAGTTGCCGTTATTATCAATTCTATCAATAGTCAAATGATCTGAGTAACCGTTCGCTAATGCCCAATCAAAAAACGCTTTAGAGCTTCTTGACCACTTCTTGCATACCTTTATCCCTCTACCGCCATATCTTTCATAGGAACTGTTTTTAGGGTTTTCGCATCTTTGCTTCATACTCAACCATATATTGTATAATCTACTTCTTGACAACATATGAGAATGATGGGTTGTTAAATTAATTGTATCTTGATCTCTTTTTAGGCAACCACATGATTTTGTGTTTCCGGATAACAAACAGTCTCTTCTAATACTTTTTATTGCCCCGCAATCACATTTACAAAACCAATAAGATTGCCTCTTCTTCTTTGTGTTATCTAAGTGAATAACTGTCAGCCTGCCAAATCGTTTGCCTTTCAAGTCGCTCCCTGCATTCATTGCCCCAACACCTCCAAACATGTTATACCATATTCGTAGATGTTTAACCACATTTGTACCTAATTGGTTTAAAGGTTTAGGTTCCACCGATATTGCCCGATTTTTACCCTTGTATTGCTACAAGGGGCGGCATATCTTTTACCGCATACTCTACGTTGGTACCAATTCTCCCCCAAAGACCGTCAATTTCGGTAGCGCTGTCTGATTTTCCCTCACTAATCGCCTGGGGATCACCTTGCAACACAATATCAACTAGATCAGCCACATCACCGGCTATACTGGCCATTAGCCTGCCGGTATCCACCGGGCAGTCATTAGCAATTAGGGTTACTCCATATAAAACAGTGTCAGCCACAGCCGTTTCGATGTTCTTTGCCAAGAGGTTGGAACGTCGTTCAGCCAGCCTTATTAATTCTTCAGTTCCTCTGAATTGAATTTCGAATATCTTTCTCATTCCCGGCCCGCCTTGACTTCCCACCACAGAACTTCGCCCAGGAATGTTTTGTCAATCTTCTTAGGTTTCCAAGTGAGCCCGCCGTAAATGATGCGGTCCTCATATTCGGGCTTAACTTCCCGGCGAATGGTGAATTCCATATCGCCAAGGATGTAGTAACCGCCCGACTTTTGCACCTCTTCAGCTGATAGGTTCCTCGTCATGGCCGTTTCGGCAGTGTTTGTGTAAGTAGATTCTGCCGGGATACCGTGAACAGGGTCGCCTTCAGTCATTCCGGTGTATGTCCGATAGGTAATAGGTTCCTCGGTGAATGGGGCCAGTTCTTCCATGGCAGATTTGATATCATCGACATCTTTTGGGGTAAGAATTGTCATGACTTTTCACCTGCTTCGTATCTTGGGAGCAAGCTTTCCTTATCAATCACTATACGACCGCCACAATTAGAACAATCCAAAGAAACACGATCGAGATACGGTAAGAATTCAACTTGTCCCTTAAGTCGGAAAAGCACATTCCCACATTCACACTCACATTCTATACGGACAATGTTGGCATCTTTAATCTCAGATGTATTTAACTGCTTTCTCATCAACGGCCATCTCTCCTTGTAACCGTGTTTCCTGATACTGTACCCCCAGTTAACGGCCTTATCCCGGCCTTTCTAGCATCCCGCCTGTATTGCTGTAGGGCTTCCTTCACCAGCCTTTCATAATTAACACTGGAACTGGACTTATTTACCCCAATACCCTTAATATTCAGGGAAGCATTTTCTGCCGTTTCTGCCGCCTTGGCTTTCAGGCCCAGGTATTCAGCATAGGATAGAATAGCGTTGGCCGCCTTGTCCGGCACATCGGCAATCGCATCATAACCATGCTGGGTAACAGCTTCGGTTATCCAGCCTTCGAGCTCTGTGTTACTCCTGCCCGGTAACCGGATCAACAGGCGGGTTGTCAGCGCTGCCATCGTCGCCATCATTACCAGCCTCCAGTGCGGCGATAATTTCTTGCTTGGTTGAATTGGGCGCAATACTTACTCCAATTCTTTCAGCATAAGCAATTAAATCGTCTTTATTTAACGCACTGTAATTCATCCCGCCACCACCAACTGCCTTAGTACTGTCGTCAGATTTGCCTTCCTTCTTTTCCTCCACCACTTCCAACAGGTTTTTATGAGCTTCGTAATCTTTTTTGTTTATTTCAAACTCCTGCCCGGCAGCATAAGGCTTTCCCTTATACTTGACAGGTGTGTTTGCCTTAACCTTCACTTAAACATCCCTCCAAAATGGATTTAAGCGGGGGCGCTATGGCCACCCGCCTTAACTATGGACGGTTGCAATAAATATCTCGTCAATGCGCTCAAAGCTTGGCAGCTCAATGGCAGAAACAATAGTCTGCACGTTAACCGGGTGTGCCTCTTTTACAGTGGTTACAGCAACGCCGGTATTAACAATCTCAACCTGGGCGTCGGTATTACCGCTCATCAAGTCGGACTCTTCCGGCGTGGTACCATACCAGCTGTTACCCAGGTCACCGTCAGGAATCAGTGTAAACACATCATCCGGGAAGAACAGAGTGCCCCCGCCACCTACGGTAATAGCGAACTTTTTATTGTACACAGCCACCGACAAGCCAAGCTTGCTGCTGAGGTACTGCTGCAGCATGGAGTCAGTCATAATAATATTCTGTCCACCACTGGGATTAAGGTCCAGACGGATGGACTGGTTTTCGAGCAGATAGTTCCAAGTCTTACGCGTGCAAATTGCCCTGGTAGGCCTGGTGCCGGTATCATCTTCTATAGTGTCCTGCCAGCGCTGGATATCCTGAACCGGTTTAGAGTTGGCAGTATCAGACCACATATCAGTGGACAGCAGGGTCTCTTTATGGGTGGCCGACAGCTTATAATCATAATTGTAATCAATCCGGTTGGCAGTAATGGCAATAAGGCCGGTAGAAAGCAACTGCATCCGCATCCGCTCTACCTGTACTTCTGCACCATTAACCAGGTTGGTCACATCATCAAAGATGTTGTTTATGACAGGCTCAATGATGTCAGCATTTGCAGCGGCCAGGGCCTTATTAATCTCCTGTCGGTCTTTTTCACCGATGCGCATACTCTCACGGAAAAACGGCATTTCCGTTTCAATTTTGGAGACTCCAATGCGGTCGCGCACCGTTGCCTTGGTGTCAAATGCAGAAGGCATCAGCGCCACGGGAAGACCGCGAGAACCTTTAATCCAGGAAAGATCAAGGCCCAGCTGCTTACGAGCCGGGAACAATGTTGCTCCCAAATAGGGAATGGAATTACTTGGGTTGCTGGTGTAATAAGTTGCAATTTCCCGAGCATTGATCAGATCAAAAATATTCATCGGTTTTTACCCCTCCTGTATAGTTATCCAGTTTAGTCAATAAACTGGATCATTTTGATTGCGGCTACCGCGTCAGCAACCGGGGCTTCTGGTAGCTTATTAGTGTTGATAAAACCATGAATGATCATGGCACCGGATGCAGGACCATAAGTGACATCGACATCATTCAAGAGTACACCTTCTGCATCTACAGCAGCCCCGGCAGTTCCGGTTGTTGCCCCTTGAGTATTTTTCTTTGTCACAGGTATGGTATCATCAGACAAAGTTGCGCCTGTTTCACCACCAACAACTGTGCCCTTTTCAACGATTTTTTTACCGTCCGCGTTAGCAACCACTCCTGCATCACTCACCGTAACGGCCAGGGCCACGTAATGGTCAGGGAACTTTAGTATTTCTTTGGTTCCCGTGAAATCAGTTTGGGTAAACTTCACTGGTTATTCCTCCTTGCTCCTTATTTGAAATAGTTGTGCGTGCTTTCACTGCGCTTTTTTGCTTCAGCGGCACGCTTTTCAGCAAGCTTCTTACCGAATTCGCCGCCTTTATTACCGTCCCCGCCATCCTGCCTTCCAGGGTTACCTGGATTTCCGGGGCTGCCACCGGGCTTACCGGTACCAACCAGATGCGGCTTCGCTTTAGCCAGGGCGTCCACGGCCTCTTTTGCGCCGTTCACATTGCCTTTATCGTCAACCTCTAAGCTGCTCCTATCTACAAGAGCAACCGCATCGGCAGGATCAACAAACCCGGCCTGTGTAGCGAAAACTTTGATTTCTGCGTTAATCAGCCTGGTGTTTGCAGCTTCAAGAGCTGTCTTTTTCTCGTTTTCAGCTTTTTCCCGGGCTGCTTTCTCCCGGTCCAGTTCAGATTTGGCTTTTTCGTCGGCTTCCTTCTTGGCCTTAGCGGCATCTTTCAGAGCATCAGCATTTTCAAAACCAAGCTCTTTGGCCATCTTTTCAAGTTCCTGCCTGGAAGCCTGGTTAACACGGCGCATAAAGCTAGATTCATCGGGGAAGGAGATATACAGATCATCACCCTGTTTACCGCCCTTATCGCCGCCACCTTTACCGTCTCCGCCTTCTCCACCGCTGCCTTCACCAGAACCGGAACCACCGTCACCACCACTACCTCCTGAACCAGAACCGCCATCATTGAACAACCCACGCATTAAGAATGGATTAAACCTGCTTGGCTTAAAAGTACCAGTCATTAAATCGAAAAACATTATATCTACCTCCGTAAAATCCGTGTTTATTCGGCCACACGTTGGCCAGCCGTGATTTTACGCCTCACGTTCGGCCCGCCGCAGTTTAAAGACTTAGGGCGTTTCGGTCTCCAGTTTTAAGCAGCTTTTCCTTTCAACGTATTGAGGTTAAGATCCCCATTCTTCACCCAGGACCTCAGCACCGGTACCAGCCTACACCTGCACCGCGGGTGACTTGCTATGGTAGGAACAGGTAAGTTGTCACGCCTATATACTCCCGGCATTCCAGGAACACTTTCAAACCGAGGGTCACTGCCATTAGCCAGCGCCGGGCATGGTGGGTCAACGCGGCCGTCTCCGGCCGTTATCCAGGAATAAAATATCTCCTCACCAATTACCCCTTGCACCTTGTTGGTAAAATCAATAAAGCCAGTTGAACTGGCTCTGATGATTTCCGTTCTGGCAATGGTCGTTGCCCGGGCCCGGACACTAGGAAAAGGCTTTTTTAACCCCTCCTGGGTAAGCCCTGTACCAAGGATGCGTCTGGCTATTTTAGGGATTGATTCTCCCATAACAGCTCCCCGGGTAAGCTCGTCCCGGATACGGTTAAGAATGTGCGTCTCAACTCTCCCCGCCAGCTTAGGAACATTGCCGATAAGGTTTTCAATCATGTCCCTGTTTATGGTGCCGATACCGCCAGCAACGGCAATCTTGGAATATGGTATGCCGCCAGCGGAAAGCATTCCAGCAACAGTTTCCTGCCCCATAACAAAAGCCTCGTCAATAGCTTCCTGACGGGCTTTGGTGGTAAGACGAGTATAATATTTTATTTGCCTTTCAATTTCCCGCATGACTCCTTCAAGGTGCTGAATTTTGAGCTTATCCTTGCCGCCTTGAGCGTTAATGAAATTTATGTATAGCTCTTTGCGGGCTTCCTCGTAAATCTTCAATAGCCTTTCGGCCAGGCGTGCTTCCCTCGAGTTACGTTCCCTGGCCAGCTTGTGTAGCAGCTTTAAAAGGTCACGCTCCAGTGTACTCATTTATTATCACCACTATTTCCTTCATCACCCCCACTTTCCGGTTCATCCATTGTGTCACCCAGGGCCTCCATAATGGTTGTTTTTTCGGCCAGTATTTCTGCCATTTTGGCCTCCGGATTTTCAACCCCAAGCTCATCCATAGCCCCTTTCAACGATTGAAGCATGGTTGCTACCTTTTTAGTTTCCCGGTCAACTACCTCCGTTTCATTCTCAGGAATGGGCATTGTAGTCTTAACCTCAACCAAATCATCAATATCACCCAGGGTAATCTCGTTTAAGGCAGCCGCACTGATTAACTTGCTGTCATAATGCTGCCTGGTATCATATTTATTAAGTAAATACAAAGCCTTTCCTAACAGCCTCTGGAGGCGAGGTTTCCAGGTGATCATATGCCGGTTGGTGGCAGATATTATTGAGCCATATAATAGCTTGATAGCAAAGCCTGACAATTGCCCCAATCCCTTTACTTGCTCCGGGCTAATATTGGGCACATCAGAAAGCCGGTGCATCAAACTCATTATCTGCTCCAGGTGCTCTTTTAAGGCTTCTTTGTATTCAAACTTGTGCTCAAGCATTTTGGCGTCAGCATCCGTTTCTCCATCGCTGTTTAACTCCCAAAGAGCATTAGGTGCAACCTGTAAGGGCTCGGCAGCACCCTCTCTAATTTCATCCTCTGTGGGCAATACAGCATTAACAATCACCTTAATGGCAAACATGCCAAAACGCAGGGAATCAGCATTGTCGCTGATTTTTCGCTCCACCTCGTCATTAAGCCCGGAAAGCACATCAACCATTGACCGCCCTTCTGTTTCACCGGTAAGGCCCCCACGGTTGAATATTTCTTCAGGCATAAACGGTATACCCAGGTCATTGGGAGCCACCGTCTGCTCTTTTAACTTAAGCTGGGTATCATATAGCCCCTCTTCCATCCAGCAAGAGCCTTCCTGCATCCAGTAGGTTTGCTTCCAAATGGTTTTGTCATCCACAAACGCAGTGAAATGAATTTTCTCCAGCACGTCGACATCATCAGCGGAATAAACGGGCCAATATTCCAGGCGCGGCCGCCAGATAATACGCAGTCCCATATTGGCATCATAATGGAGCTTGGCGCACACTCCGCCGCCGATAAAGTGATCAGTTGCTGCCTTAAGCAGTTTCTCCGACATAAGATTTTGCTTTATTACCTGGTAAAGTAACTTCTCCCTGGCCGCGGCTTTTCGGTCCTCAGCTTTTTGTTTTTCACTCGGCTCATAACCTGGCTTTAGCATTTCCGCCGGGTCGTCAATTTGCTCTGCCGGGCAAGCCAGGCCAATAGGATGCTCAAACATAAAAGCCGCCAGGCGGTCTATAAACCAGGCGGTTAGATTTGCGGTAACCATAGTTGGTAGGTAGTCAAGGTTGTTCTGAGCTTTTAAATCTTCTGGTTTTAGTTCTACCCCACGTTTATCAACCCAATGTTTGCCGTCATAGTGGCGGTACCATTCAATCAGTTTATTAACCAGCTCCAAGCCTTCTTGACCAAGATACTGGTATTGCAAGGCCGTATTAGGGTCCTGGTAGGCCAGGCGGGGAAATGCTGTTAAATCTCTTTTCCTTGTGGTGGTAGCCATAATTATCACCTCATACCACGGCGGGCTGTTTTTGCCTTGGCTTGTCTCTTCCCGAATCTCGTATATATGAAATACCTATTGCGGTCCATAGCGTGGTCACTTTGTTTAACCGGCTTATCTTCGCCTTTCTCCTGGGCCTTCTCATCCCACACATAGGAGGCGAACTCTTTTCTGGTATCCATGCAGCTGCGGTCGATAAAGAATCGCCCTGTGTTTAAAAACTTTGCCACTAAACGAATACCGTTAATAACATTATTGTCGGCATCCCTAACCTGGTTAAAACCTTTATTCTTTAATTCGGTCTTAAAACTAGATGCTGACGGGTCCAAATAAATATTCCTTGGAACGATATCTCCAAGGAATTCAATAAAATCTTGTGCAAATTCTCCATCTGTTTTCTGACGCCCGGTCTTTTTGGCATCATAGTAATACTCTTTTATCAGGTACACCTTATTGCCGGTAATACCGTAAAGCCCAAATGTCATAACCGTAGCTGTGGCATAGTCAATTGCAACACCATATTCCCGGTGCTCTTCTGGGCAATCTATTACATGCTCTTCATCGCTGAACATATCATAAATAATTCCCTCAGCGAGCACCCAAAGGCCAAGAATAAAACGCTTATAAAACACCCCGCTATACATGCGCTCAAACCGCTGCCTAATTTTTTTGGACAACGATAAATTGTCCCTCATGGTGAAATGTAGGTGCAGGGCATTTTTCTCTTTTAGTTTATCCAGCCAATCAAGCTTAAACCAGTGATAAGGTCCTCCAGGGTTGCAGTTGAACCACAGTTTTGATCCATTCACCGAACATCTGGCAGTTGCCTGATTTACAAAACTCTCAGGCATGAGCGCAACTTCGTCAAACAACATACCAGCCAGTGTGATACCTTGAATCAGGTCCTGGCTGCGCTCATCCTTACCACCAAATATGTAAAAGTAGTTGGTTATTCCGTTTTTGCTTATAGTTAAGTAGTTGTCCGAAGACCGATTATCTTTAACTTTATAGCCCCGGCCTTTTAGCATGCGCTTTAAGGGAGTGACTACGTTACGCCGAAAAGCACCAATAGTTTTTCCGGCCATGCCCAGATTTTCTTGATCAAAAGTGTCTGTAGCCCACATGACATAAGATAAGGCCATGGCTACTGTCTTACCAGCCCGGACAGAGCCATCACAGATGATAGCGTCTTTTTCTTTGTGTGGACTGCCATTCATCCACCAGGTAAGAACCTGCTTTTGTTTTTTCGAAAAAGGTTTAAATTTAAAAGGAGCGATTTTAAGCTTCGCCATCATCATCGCCCCAAACTTCGTCAACCTCGCCCTTTAACGCCTCCATGAAGCCGTCATCTTCAGTTGGCTCATCCTCGCCCTTCACTTTGGCAATGTCAGCTCTAAGTTTTTCAAGCCGCAGCCGGTGTTCTTCACTTAATACACCATTGAGCAGCATTCGGTGTTTCATATCTATGGCTTTTATCAGCTTGTCCTGCACCCGGGTAAGTGCTTCTTCCAGGTTTAAGATGTCCTCAATGGGCCTGTATTCTGTCTCTTCCAATTCAGTCACAACCAGCTGCGTTTTAGGTACCTTTACTACTTTTGTATCGCCTAACTTTTCATCATAAATTTGGACCGGCTCATTGGTTGATTTCCGCTCCTGCAG from Bacillota bacterium includes:
- a CDS encoding PBSX family phage terminase large subunit, whose translation is MAKLKIAPFKFKPFSKKQKQVLTWWMNGSPHKEKDAIICDGSVRAGKTVAMALSYVMWATDTFDQENLGMAGKTIGAFRRNVVTPLKRMLKGRGYKVKDNRSSDNYLTISKNGITNYFYIFGGKDERSQDLIQGITLAGMLFDEVALMPESFVNQATARCSVNGSKLWFNCNPGGPYHWFKLDWLDKLKEKNALHLHFTMRDNLSLSKKIRQRFERMYSGVFYKRFILGLWVLAEGIIYDMFSDEEHVIDCPEEHREYGVAIDYATATVMTFGLYGITGNKVYLIKEYYYDAKKTGRQKTDGEFAQDFIEFLGDIVPRNIYLDPSASSFKTELKNKGFNQVRDADNNVINGIRLVAKFLNTGRFFIDRSCMDTRKEFASYVWDEKAQEKGEDKPVKQSDHAMDRNRYFIYTRFGKRQAKAKTARRGMR
- a CDS encoding phage portal protein; this translates as MATTTRKRDLTAFPRLAYQDPNTALQYQYLGQEGLELVNKLIEWYRHYDGKHWVDKRGVELKPEDLKAQNNLDYLPTMVTANLTAWFIDRLAAFMFEHPIGLACPAEQIDDPAEMLKPGYEPSEKQKAEDRKAAAREKLLYQVIKQNLMSEKLLKAATDHFIGGGVCAKLHYDANMGLRIIWRPRLEYWPVYSADDVDVLEKIHFTAFVDDKTIWKQTYWMQEGSCWMEEGLYDTQLKLKEQTVAPNDLGIPFMPEEIFNRGGLTGETEGRSMVDVLSGLNDEVERKISDNADSLRFGMFAIKVIVNAVLPTEDEIREGAAEPLQVAPNALWELNSDGETDADAKMLEHKFEYKEALKEHLEQIMSLMHRLSDVPNISPEQVKGLGQLSGFAIKLLYGSIISATNRHMITWKPRLQRLLGKALYLLNKYDTRQHYDSKLISAAALNEITLGDIDDLVEVKTTMPIPENETEVVDRETKKVATMLQSLKGAMDELGVENPEAKMAEILAEKTTIMEALGDTMDEPESGGDEGNSGDNK
- a CDS encoding major capsid protein, with translation MNIFDLINAREIATYYTSNPSNSIPYLGATLFPARKQLGLDLSWIKGSRGLPVALMPSAFDTKATVRDRIGVSKIETEMPFFRESMRIGEKDRQEINKALAAANADIIEPVINNIFDDVTNLVNGAEVQVERMRMQLLSTGLIAITANRIDYNYDYKLSATHKETLLSTDMWSDTANSKPVQDIQRWQDTIEDDTGTRPTRAICTRKTWNYLLENQSIRLDLNPSGGQNIIMTDSMLQQYLSSKLGLSVAVYNKKFAITVGGGGTLFFPDDVFTLIPDGDLGNSWYGTTPEESDLMSGNTDAQVEIVNTGVAVTTVKEAHPVNVQTIVSAIELPSFERIDEIFIATVHS